One window of Saimiri boliviensis isolate mSaiBol1 chromosome 4, mSaiBol1.pri, whole genome shotgun sequence genomic DNA carries:
- the LOC101054376 gene encoding LOW QUALITY PROTEIN: butyrophilin subfamily 2 member A1-like (The sequence of the model RefSeq protein was modified relative to this genomic sequence to represent the inferred CDS: substituted 1 base at 1 genomic stop codon): MEPAAALPFSLPASLLLLLLSLRALVSAQLTVVGPTDPVLAMVGENMTLRCHLSPEKNAEDMEVRWFRSHFSRAVFVYKGGRQRTEKQMEEYRGRTTFVSKDISRGSVALVIHNVTAQENGTYRCYFQEGRSSDEAILRLMVARLGSEPLVEMRGHEDGGVLLECISRGWYPKPLTVWRDPSGEVMPALKEDSTPDTDGLFMVTTAVIIRDRSVRNMSCSVNNTLLGQKKVSFLFQVKSFMPSASPCVVALPVIVLILMIPIAVCIYWIDRLQTEKKMLSGEKEFEWEMREIAIKDLEKERVEKEKELQRKEQLQEELRWRRAFLHAADVVLDPDTAHPELFLPEEQRSVRRDPFRQSVPDNPERFDSQPCVLGRESFTSGKHYWEVEVENVLEWTGGVXKRKGEFLLLPQNGFWTLEMCESDYWTLTSTKWILSMEVSLCRVGVFLDYEAGDVSFYNMKDRSHIYTCPRSIFSVPVSPFFRLGSDDSPIFICPTLTGADGVTVPEEGLTLHRAVTHHNPQDQFPGLTAM; the protein is encoded by the exons ATGGAACCTGCTGCTGCCCTGCCCTTCTCCCTGccagcctccctcctgctcctcctcctcagcctgcgTGCACTGGTCTCAG CCCAGTTGACTGTGGTGGGGCCCACTGACCCCGTCTTGGCCATGGTGGGAGAAAACATGACGTTACGCTGCCATCTGTCCCCTGAGAAAAATGCTGAGGACATGGAGGTGCGGTGGTTCCGGTCTCACTTCTCCCGGGCAGTGTTCGTGTATAAAGGTGGGAGACAGAGAACAGAGAAGCAGATGGAGGAGTACCGAGGAAGAACCACCTTTGTGAGCAAGGACATCAGCAGGGGCAGCGTGGCCCTGGTCATACACAACGTCACAGCCCAAGAGAACGGCACCTACCGCTGTTACTTCCAAGAAGGCAGGTCCTCCGATGAAGCCATCCTGCGCCTCATGGTGGCAA GACTGGGCTCTGAGCCCCTGGTTGAAATGAGGGGCCACGAGGATGGGGGCGTCCTGCTGGAGTGCATATCCAGAGGGTGGTACCCGAAGCCCCTCACGGTGTGGAGGGACCCCTCTGGTGAGGTCATGCCTGCCCTGAAGGAGGACTCCACCCCTGACACAGACGGCCTCTTCATGGTCACCACAGCTGTGATCATCAGAGACAGGTCCGTGAGGAACATGTCCTGCTCTGTCAACAACACCCTGCTTGGCCAGAAGAAAGTGTCATTTTTATTCCAGGTGA AATCCTTCATGCCCAGTGCGTCTCCCTGTGTGGTGGCCCTGCCTGTCATTGTGCTTATTCTGATGATACCCATTGCCGTATGTATCTACTGGATCGACAGACTCCAAACGGAAAAAAAGATGCTGTCAGGGGAAAAGGAGTTTGAATGGGAAATGAGAGAAATTGCTATAAAGGACCTGGAGAAAGAACGtgtggaaaaagagaaagaacttcaaagaaaag agcaacTTCAAGAAGAACTGA GATGGAGAAGAGCATTCTTACATGCTG CCGATGTGGTACTGGACCCAGACACTGCTCATCCCGAGCTCTTCCTACCAGAGGAACAGAGAAGTGTGAGGCGCGACCCATTCAGGCAGAGTGTGCCAGACAACCCAGAGAGATTCGACAGTCAGCCCTGTGTCCTGGGCCGGGAGAGCTTCACCTCAGGGAAACAttactgggaggtggaggtggaaaaCGTACTTGAGTGGACTGGGGGTGTgtagaagaggaaaggagagttCCTGCTGCTTCCTCAGAATGGCTTCTGGACCTTGGAGATGTGTGAAAGTGACTACTGGACCCTGACCTCAACTAAGTGGATTCTTTCTATGGAGGTGTCCCTTTGCCGGGTGGGCGTCTTCCTGGACTATGAAGCTGGAGACGTCTCCTTCTACAACATGAAGGACAGATCACACATCTACACATGCCCCCGTTCAATCTTTTCTGTCCCTGTGAGTCCCTTCTTCAGGTTAGGATCTGATGACAGCCCCATCTTCATCTGCCCCACACTCACAGGAGCCGATGGGGTCACAGTGCCTGAAGAGGGCCTGACACTTCACAGGGCAGTGACCCACCACAACCCACAGGATCAGTTCCCTGGTCTCACAGCCATGTAG